In the Solibacillus sp. FSL K6-1523 genome, one interval contains:
- the cobA gene encoding uroporphyrinogen-III C-methyltransferase codes for MSAKVFIVGAGPGDPKLLTIRGLECIQQADVILYDRLVNPVLLEHAKKNVEFIYCGKEPGKHGLIQDEIHRVLVEKALAGHTVLRLKGGDPFVFGRGAEEAAVLREANIDYEIVPGITAGIAAPAYAGIPVTHRDHATSFAIVTGHGRAEKGNDFLNWGALSHIDTVAFYMSVGNIEHITARLIEHGKRSETPVAVIEWGTTDKQRTIIGTLETIAKQIEQEVIQNPAMILVGDVVNVREDIKWFIEKEHQTC; via the coding sequence ATGAGCGCAAAAGTATTTATTGTTGGAGCTGGACCAGGAGACCCCAAATTATTAACAATACGAGGGCTTGAATGTATACAGCAAGCCGATGTCATTTTATATGATCGTTTAGTAAATCCTGTATTACTGGAACATGCAAAAAAAAACGTAGAATTCATTTATTGCGGCAAAGAACCAGGAAAGCACGGCTTAATTCAAGATGAAATTCATCGTGTATTAGTTGAAAAAGCATTGGCAGGGCATACCGTTTTACGTCTAAAAGGTGGAGATCCATTTGTATTTGGACGTGGTGCAGAGGAAGCAGCCGTTTTACGCGAGGCTAATATTGACTATGAAATTGTACCAGGTATTACAGCAGGCATTGCAGCGCCGGCTTATGCAGGAATTCCTGTAACCCATCGTGATCATGCGACAAGTTTTGCTATTGTGACTGGCCACGGACGTGCAGAAAAAGGCAATGATTTTTTAAATTGGGGCGCGCTTAGCCATATTGATACGGTCGCTTTCTATATGAGCGTTGGCAATATTGAGCATATTACAGCACGTTTAATCGAACATGGAAAACGAAGCGAAACACCAGTTGCAGTGATTGAATGGGGCACTACAGATAAACAACGCACAATTATCGGCACATTAGAAACCATTGCCAAACAAATTGAGCAGGAAGTCATTCAAAATCCAGCGATGATTTTAGTTGGGGATGTTGTCAACGTACGTGAGGATATAAAGTGGTTCATTGAAAAGGAGCATCAAACATGTTAA
- a CDS encoding nitroreductase family protein has protein sequence MLNALKKRRAIRQFEAREVEREKIEQLLEAATYAPNDRMREPWHFYVMQGASKQGYEQVALNFLEKRFPTKPNLVESSMEAITKTPLIIAVTSAIVEGDEGATKDNVFAVSSAIMSMWLMAEQLGLGMVWRTRGVGLVHDTALHAYIGASGQEQLVGTLCIGYPAESPATEKKRTAFAEKTTWL, from the coding sequence ATGTTAAATGCACTAAAAAAGCGTCGTGCAATTCGTCAATTTGAAGCACGTGAAGTAGAAAGAGAAAAAATTGAACAATTATTAGAAGCCGCTACATATGCACCGAATGATCGCATGCGTGAGCCATGGCATTTTTATGTGATGCAAGGCGCTAGTAAACAAGGTTATGAGCAAGTCGCACTAAATTTTCTAGAAAAGCGTTTTCCAACAAAGCCTAATTTAGTTGAAAGTTCGATGGAAGCCATTACAAAAACGCCATTAATTATAGCGGTGACTTCAGCCATTGTAGAAGGGGATGAAGGGGCAACGAAAGATAATGTCTTTGCGGTAAGTAGTGCAATTATGTCGATGTGGCTCATGGCGGAACAATTAGGGCTAGGCATGGTTTGGCGTACACGAGGCGTTGGTTTAGTACATGATACAGCGCTTCATGCTTATATTGGTGCAAGTGGGCAAGAACAGTTAGTAGGTACGTTATGTATTGGTTATCCAGCTGAATCTCCGGCGACAGAGAAAAAGCGTACAGCATTTGCTGAAAAAACAACTTGGTTATAA
- a CDS encoding cob(I)yrinic acid a,c-diamide adenosyltransferase yields the protein MARQGMLLVYTGDGKGKTTASLGVTLRAIGRGMKVKYFQFIKSPERTYGEQIALRKLGVETVQLGIGFTWTKTPEEHRGALKLAWAQVKEVLRDDSIDLLVLDELNNALAITRFPVDDVLPLEEVLEAIQNRPKTMHLVVTGRSAHPSLIAMADLVSTIDATKHYYEEQDVKAMKGLEF from the coding sequence ATGGCGAGACAAGGGATGTTACTTGTTTATACAGGGGATGGCAAAGGAAAAACAACAGCTTCACTTGGTGTCACGTTACGTGCAATTGGACGAGGCATGAAGGTGAAATATTTTCAATTTATTAAATCTCCTGAGCGTACGTATGGTGAACAAATTGCTTTACGCAAATTAGGGGTAGAAACGGTTCAACTTGGGATTGGGTTTACATGGACAAAAACACCTGAAGAGCACCGAGGGGCTTTAAAATTGGCATGGGCACAAGTCAAAGAAGTGTTACGAGATGATTCGATTGATTTATTAGTGCTTGACGAACTGAATAATGCATTGGCGATTACACGCTTTCCAGTTGACGATGTTTTACCACTTGAAGAGGTATTAGAAGCCATTCAAAATCGTCCGAAAACGATGCATTTAGTTGTGACAGGACGTTCGGCTCATCCATCACTTATTGCCATGGCAGATTTAGTTTCGACAATCGATGCGACAAAGCATTATTACGAGGAGCAAGATGTTAAAGCAATGAAAGGTCTTGAATTTTAA
- a CDS encoding cobyric acid synthase, producing the protein MKAIMIQGTSSDVGKSVICTALCRIFANDGFRVAPFKSQNMALNSYITKSGGEIGRAQGVQAEAAKIDATTDMNPILLKPKGEMISEVILHGKHLANMDALTYRETFVEDVMPEIRKSLGRLSEQFEILVLEGAGSPAEINLKARDIANMRMAHETDASVILVADIERGGVFASIVGTLALLDDEERARVKGVIINKFRGMKELLDSGVEWLENYTGIPVLGVIPYVDVQIEAEDSMALSSLRLKKPQQQEFAIDVAIIRLPCISNFTDVDPLFEEPGVGPRFVSSLKDLKQPDVIILPGTKNTVEDFLWLQENGLAQGILKHAQKGGKVVGICGGYQMLGEVIRDESAIEGSGGTYLSLGLLPIETHFVTEKQTVQVHGQTVTGHDVKGYEIHLGRSVATKKMTPFITFDDGRQDGVYTEQIIGTYVHGIFQNRHFTRDYFNLIRNEKNLELVAGDVVSDEDRREQAYELLDEHVRQHLDMKKVYNLIHLSV; encoded by the coding sequence ATGAAAGCAATTATGATTCAAGGGACGTCCTCAGATGTTGGAAAAAGTGTCATTTGCACAGCACTTTGCCGGATTTTTGCGAATGATGGATTTCGCGTAGCACCGTTCAAATCACAAAATATGGCATTGAATTCATACATTACAAAAAGTGGTGGTGAAATTGGTCGTGCCCAAGGTGTACAAGCAGAAGCCGCTAAAATTGACGCGACAACAGATATGAATCCAATCCTCCTAAAACCAAAAGGGGAAATGATATCTGAAGTGATTTTACATGGAAAACATTTAGCGAATATGGATGCTTTGACATACCGAGAAACATTTGTAGAGGATGTTATGCCAGAAATACGGAAATCACTTGGGCGTCTAAGCGAACAGTTTGAAATTTTAGTATTGGAAGGTGCGGGCAGTCCAGCGGAGATCAATTTGAAAGCACGTGATATTGCGAATATGCGTATGGCACACGAAACCGATGCAAGTGTCATTTTAGTTGCGGATATTGAACGTGGTGGTGTGTTTGCCTCAATCGTTGGTACGTTAGCACTTTTGGATGATGAAGAACGCGCTCGGGTAAAAGGTGTCATTATTAATAAATTCCGAGGGATGAAGGAATTATTGGATAGTGGTGTGGAATGGCTTGAAAACTATACGGGAATTCCTGTTTTAGGTGTTATTCCATATGTGGATGTACAAATTGAAGCGGAGGATTCGATGGCACTATCGAGCTTACGATTAAAAAAACCACAGCAACAAGAATTTGCAATTGATGTTGCGATTATTCGCTTACCTTGTATTTCAAACTTTACAGATGTTGACCCATTATTTGAGGAACCAGGAGTGGGACCTCGGTTTGTGTCTTCATTAAAAGATTTAAAGCAGCCAGATGTCATTATTTTGCCAGGCACTAAAAATACGGTAGAAGATTTTTTGTGGCTACAAGAAAATGGCTTAGCACAAGGCATTTTGAAGCATGCACAAAAAGGTGGAAAAGTCGTAGGTATTTGTGGAGGCTACCAAATGCTTGGAGAAGTCATTCGCGATGAGTCTGCGATTGAAGGAAGTGGTGGCACGTACTTATCACTCGGGCTATTACCAATTGAGACGCATTTTGTAACAGAAAAACAAACCGTACAAGTACATGGCCAAACTGTAACAGGTCACGATGTGAAGGGTTATGAAATCCATTTAGGTCGCAGTGTGGCAACGAAGAAAATGACACCGTTTATTACTTTTGATGATGGTCGACAAGATGGTGTTTATACGGAACAAATTATCGGTACATATGTGCATGGTATCTTCCAAAATCGTCATTTTACACGCGACTATTTCAACCTTATACGCAATGAAAAAAATCTGGAATTAGTTGCTGGGGATGTTGTATCAGATGAGGATCGTCGTGAACAGGCGTATGAACTTTTGGATGAACATGTGCGCCAGCATTTAGATATGAAGAAAGTATACAATTTAATACATTTATCAGTGTAG
- a CDS encoding class I SAM-dependent methyltransferase produces the protein MKGSPLHIDFEKLWKEGMHNWHGEMPERMIDDALEEAFWSQSMQKKSYRQTDAHTKPIYEKMRKHIPENATCLEIGPGWGNYTFPLREDAEKLTLVDGSESVLQYLQQYFVEDEGVQYVHAKWEDAEVEKHDVVIGVNCYYRIYEMNEALLKMNRLAKKRVIIGLTTGPIQPHYVVLDQQFGYQIKYPRRDYIGIVNMLYQLGIYADCEMLPLERTYRYASYEALYTAQSKKILNDTFQIDDVKAALAGFITEENGEIIYRHKFYAAIISWEPVKR, from the coding sequence ATGAAAGGGTCACCTTTACATATCGATTTTGAGAAGCTATGGAAAGAAGGCATGCATAATTGGCACGGTGAAATGCCTGAACGAATGATTGATGATGCATTAGAAGAAGCATTTTGGTCTCAATCGATGCAAAAAAAATCCTATCGCCAAACGGATGCCCATACGAAGCCGATTTATGAAAAAATGCGGAAACATATACCGGAAAATGCGACGTGTTTAGAAATCGGTCCGGGATGGGGAAATTACACCTTTCCATTACGAGAAGATGCTGAAAAGCTAACATTAGTAGATGGTTCAGAAAGTGTTCTTCAATATTTACAACAATATTTTGTAGAAGACGAAGGGGTGCAGTACGTCCATGCAAAATGGGAAGATGCTGAAGTAGAAAAGCATGATGTTGTCATTGGCGTCAATTGTTATTACCGGATCTATGAAATGAATGAGGCATTGTTGAAGATGAATCGCTTGGCAAAAAAGCGCGTCATTATCGGCTTAACAACAGGGCCTATTCAGCCTCATTATGTTGTACTCGATCAACAATTCGGTTATCAAATTAAATATCCAAGGCGTGATTATATTGGAATCGTCAATATGCTTTATCAGCTTGGGATTTATGCAGATTGTGAAATGCTTCCACTAGAACGTACATATCGCTATGCCTCATATGAAGCATTATATACCGCGCAAAGTAAGAAGATTTTAAATGACACGTTTCAGATCGATGATGTAAAAGCAGCACTTGCAGGTTTTATAACGGAAGAAAACGGAGAAATTATCTATCGTCATAAATTTTACGCGGCGATTATTAGTTGGGAGCCTGTGAAGCGATGA
- a CDS encoding FecCD family ABC transporter permease: MKNRKFYVWLVMLFVILLCSGIGAIMVGSVGITPSLIIEVLMYKLGIVPTTNASNAQQIIIMELRVPRVLLAMIVGASLAICGAAIQALVKNSIADPYILGVSSGASVGATSVILLGAFSFLGVYALSFAAFLGAIAAVSIVFLLARIGGRTSMIRLLLSGVAISMVLSALTNFMLMMSKEQGGIQAVMHWMLGSLGGAKWNNIGIPAVVFVIVFTLLTLSYRQLNALLLGTETAATLGINIERFRIFIIIIVSLLTGVVVAVSGSIGFVGLIVPHIVRMLVGSNYKVVLPLSALLGAIFIVWADMGARIAIAPEEMPIGIITALCGSPFFIWMLRRQRYAFGEGE; this comes from the coding sequence ATGAAGAACAGGAAATTTTACGTTTGGTTAGTTATGTTATTCGTTATTTTACTTTGCTCAGGAATCGGCGCGATTATGGTTGGTTCTGTAGGCATTACCCCCTCACTTATTATAGAGGTACTCATGTATAAACTTGGTATAGTACCAACTACAAACGCATCGAACGCTCAGCAAATCATTATTATGGAACTGCGTGTGCCGCGTGTCCTACTCGCGATGATTGTAGGTGCATCACTTGCAATTTGTGGTGCAGCCATTCAAGCATTAGTGAAAAACTCGATTGCAGATCCGTATATTTTAGGTGTTTCATCGGGTGCTTCTGTTGGTGCAACATCGGTTATTTTACTCGGTGCATTTAGCTTTCTCGGTGTCTATGCGCTATCATTTGCAGCTTTTTTAGGAGCAATCGCAGCTGTAAGTATCGTTTTTTTACTTGCTCGTATTGGCGGACGAACATCCATGATTCGCTTACTTCTTTCAGGTGTTGCGATTTCTATGGTACTAAGCGCGCTAACGAACTTTATGCTGATGATGTCTAAGGAGCAAGGGGGCATTCAAGCGGTCATGCATTGGATGTTAGGCAGTTTAGGCGGAGCAAAATGGAATAACATTGGAATTCCTGCTGTTGTATTCGTCATCGTTTTTACATTACTAACATTAAGCTATCGCCAATTAAATGCATTATTGCTCGGCACGGAAACAGCTGCAACATTAGGAATTAATATTGAGCGTTTTCGAATTTTTATTATTATTATTGTTTCGTTATTAACGGGTGTTGTTGTAGCGGTTAGTGGAAGTATCGGTTTTGTCGGATTAATCGTTCCTCATATCGTAAGAATGTTAGTCGGCTCAAATTACAAAGTTGTCCTACCTTTAAGTGCATTACTTGGCGCGATTTTTATCGTTTGGGCGGATATGGGCGCACGTATTGCGATTGCACCAGAAGAAATGCCAATTGGAATTATTACAGCGTTATGTGGTAGCCCATTCTTTATTTGGATGCTACGTCGTCAGCGATATGCATTTGGAGAAGGGGAATAA
- a CDS encoding ABC transporter ATP-binding protein — MIQLQDLEYSIAEKAILRNLSITIEEGKFIGIIGPNGSGKTTMLKMIYRHLKQTSGSVTLHEKEIWDISPKKLAQQMAVVSQESPVLFDFTVKDLVMMGRIPYKKWLSSDNVEDFKIVEECMALSNVGHLADRTFVHLSGGEKKRVMLARALAQKAKILVLDEPTNHLDIEHQLHLMDLVKDLPVTIITALHDLNLAAAYCDEVIVMKDGTLYEQGTPKQVFTEQTMMDVFRVRVGISTNPFTNKLHLFFYTK; from the coding sequence ATGATACAACTTCAAGACCTAGAATATTCTATAGCAGAAAAAGCAATTTTGCGTAATTTGTCCATCACAATTGAGGAAGGGAAATTCATCGGCATCATTGGACCAAATGGTAGTGGTAAAACGACGATGCTAAAAATGATTTATCGTCATTTAAAGCAAACATCGGGTAGTGTGACGCTACATGAAAAGGAAATTTGGGATATCTCCCCTAAAAAACTAGCGCAGCAAATGGCCGTTGTCAGTCAAGAATCTCCGGTGCTCTTTGATTTTACGGTGAAGGACCTCGTTATGATGGGGCGTATACCATATAAAAAATGGCTAAGCTCAGACAATGTGGAAGACTTTAAAATTGTCGAGGAGTGTATGGCACTTTCAAATGTTGGCCATTTAGCGGATCGAACATTCGTCCATTTATCTGGTGGTGAAAAGAAGCGTGTCATGTTAGCTCGCGCATTAGCGCAAAAGGCAAAAATTTTAGTATTAGATGAACCGACAAATCATTTAGATATTGAGCATCAACTGCATTTAATGGATTTAGTGAAGGACCTACCCGTCACGATTATTACAGCTTTGCATGATTTGAATTTAGCGGCAGCTTATTGTGATGAAGTGATTGTGATGAAAGATGGGACGCTGTATGAGCAGGGCACACCAAAACAAGTGTTTACAGAACAAACAATGATGGATGTTTTCCGCGTCCGTGTAGGTATTTCAACGAATCCATTTACAAACAAGCTCCACTTATTTTTTTATACTAAATAA
- a CDS encoding ABC transporter substrate-binding protein: MKKQKTFWASIFLTVSLLLTACNKTEPEIKKEPLNAEASAEVVTIENEGMTLEYTEVPKRAITINQHVTEIMLALGLEDSMIGTSYLDDEIYEPLQEAYAEVPVLAERYPSKEQIIANEADFIYGGWASAFNPKNVMSREELKELGINSYLQSSSIKVGPTLEDIYTDIRNIATIFRVEERGEALIEKMNKEIEAITEKLPANEKPIEVLVFDSGDTEVFTATQNFMNTLVTMAGGKNVFGDIEKNWATVSKEDAVEHAPEAIVVIDYGSTTAEQKIAFLKADPALSQTPAVQKEHFVVLPLSAASEGVRVAEALEILAKGLYPDSF, translated from the coding sequence ATGAAAAAACAAAAAACTTTTTGGGCTTCTATCTTCTTAACAGTATCACTACTTTTAACTGCATGTAACAAAACAGAGCCAGAAATAAAAAAGGAACCATTAAATGCTGAAGCATCGGCTGAAGTTGTAACAATTGAAAATGAAGGTATGACATTAGAGTATACAGAAGTACCAAAACGCGCGATTACAATTAATCAGCACGTAACGGAAATTATGCTTGCGTTAGGTTTGGAAGATTCAATGATTGGTACATCTTATTTGGATGATGAAATTTATGAGCCATTACAGGAGGCGTATGCAGAAGTACCTGTACTAGCTGAACGCTATCCATCAAAGGAACAAATTATTGCAAATGAAGCTGATTTTATTTATGGCGGATGGGCAAGTGCATTTAACCCTAAAAATGTCATGTCTCGTGAAGAATTAAAGGAGCTTGGCATTAATAGTTATTTACAATCTTCATCGATCAAAGTGGGTCCAACATTAGAAGATATTTATACCGATATTCGTAACATTGCTACGATTTTCCGTGTAGAAGAACGTGGTGAAGCTTTAATTGAAAAAATGAATAAGGAAATTGAAGCGATTACTGAAAAATTACCTGCAAATGAAAAACCAATCGAAGTGCTTGTTTTCGATAGTGGGGATACGGAAGTGTTCACGGCAACACAAAACTTTATGAATACATTAGTAACAATGGCTGGTGGTAAAAATGTATTTGGTGATATCGAAAAAAACTGGGCAACTGTATCGAAAGAAGACGCTGTTGAACATGCACCAGAAGCAATTGTTGTCATTGATTACGGTTCAACAACTGCTGAGCAAAAAATTGCTTTCTTAAAAGCGGATCCTGCACTTAGCCAAACACCAGCTGTTCAAAAGGAGCATTTTGTTGTGCTCCCATTATCAGCAGCTTCAGAAGGCGTACGTGTAGCAGAAGCGTTAGAAATTTTAGCAAAAGGATTATATCCAGATTCATTTTAA
- a CDS encoding sulfite reductase yields the protein MEQYVRQNFEKAMQLPMPTKTFAKLKAADSFIVLTVRPGIINKHLTSTQLNVLAKLADEGAVKYSAGHSFIVSVHEEMLDEVIQMLTDVELYVVPPTPSAIMKCCDFCDGDELDALPIAKELLREIEQMPLKKRVRIGFNACTLACYNAVQDDLALIYHKGKFDIYGGAIPMGRRASSGELLAKNIPEQYIIACVKKLLVHYNTSDIEKFFLFIKKEKVSIQQQLKGDWS from the coding sequence ATGGAGCAATACGTACGGCAAAACTTTGAGAAAGCAATGCAACTCCCAATGCCTACTAAAACATTTGCAAAGTTAAAGGCAGCAGATAGCTTTATCGTGTTAACGGTTAGACCCGGTATCATTAACAAACATTTAACGAGCACTCAATTGAATGTATTAGCAAAACTAGCGGATGAAGGTGCTGTGAAATATTCAGCTGGCCATAGCTTTATCGTATCGGTTCATGAAGAAATGCTTGATGAAGTGATCCAAATGTTAACTGATGTAGAGCTCTATGTAGTGCCACCTACTCCAAGTGCCATCATGAAATGTTGTGATTTTTGTGATGGAGACGAATTAGATGCCTTGCCAATCGCAAAAGAGCTATTACGAGAAATTGAACAAATGCCACTTAAAAAGAGAGTAAGAATTGGCTTTAATGCATGCACTCTAGCTTGTTACAATGCTGTTCAGGATGATTTAGCGCTCATTTACCATAAGGGGAAATTTGATATTTACGGCGGAGCGATTCCAATGGGGAGACGTGCAAGCTCTGGGGAACTATTAGCCAAAAATATACCAGAGCAGTACATCATTGCATGTGTAAAAAAGTTATTAGTTCATTACAATACATCCGATATAGAGAAATTTTTCCTATTTATTAAGAAGGAAAAAGTGAGTATTCAACAACAATTAAAGGGGGATTGGTCATGA
- a CDS encoding CbiX/SirB N-terminal domain-containing protein: protein MTTWNLTPMQRHVLICNGATCMGAGAEEVTQQIRDEIRVNKLDDVIHTSRTRCNGRCKDKCVVIDYPKGTWYSVQEEKTARAIVHENVSEENIIYSLQEGERLRGESRIKGLDKYRKRKGKKHKAVLFVGHGSRLEEGNEEVRQFVSRMEPKIDPQYIVQSCFLEFASPNIDDGIQACMEAGADEIHVIPIILLHAGHSKLHIPAEIEEARVQFPEVRFTYGQTIGIHNEIFEILKSRLEEVGFDTAAKHKDTAILLIARGSSDLEAKEDFYKISHKLAGQIDVPIFETAFMGVTTPTVEQGIETCMERGAKKIIMLPYFLFTGILMKRMAHMATEFSKEYPNIDITIANYFGYHPKLQNVLLERLQQTIDGTSTGMQDLENFRKYVEENGYEHSH, encoded by the coding sequence ATGACAACTTGGAATTTAACACCGATGCAACGTCACGTTTTAATTTGTAATGGGGCGACTTGTATGGGTGCTGGTGCAGAAGAAGTGACGCAGCAAATACGCGATGAAATTAGAGTGAATAAACTTGATGATGTGATTCATACTTCCCGCACGCGTTGTAATGGGCGCTGTAAGGATAAATGTGTCGTCATTGATTATCCGAAAGGTACATGGTATTCCGTTCAGGAGGAAAAAACCGCTCGTGCAATCGTACATGAAAATGTATCCGAAGAAAATATTATTTATTCATTGCAAGAAGGGGAGCGTTTGCGCGGTGAGTCGCGTATTAAAGGTCTTGATAAGTACCGAAAACGTAAAGGGAAAAAACATAAGGCCGTTTTATTTGTGGGGCACGGTAGTCGTTTAGAAGAGGGCAATGAAGAAGTTCGTCAGTTTGTTAGCCGGATGGAGCCAAAAATTGATCCACAATATATCGTTCAATCTTGCTTTTTAGAATTCGCCTCTCCAAATATTGATGATGGGATTCAAGCATGTATGGAGGCGGGGGCGGATGAAATTCATGTCATCCCAATTATTTTATTACATGCTGGGCATTCAAAACTTCATATTCCAGCCGAAATTGAGGAAGCAAGGGTACAATTCCCAGAAGTGCGTTTTACATATGGACAAACAATAGGCATTCATAACGAAATTTTTGAGATTTTAAAATCACGCCTAGAAGAAGTTGGCTTTGACACAGCTGCTAAACATAAAGATACAGCTATCTTATTAATTGCACGTGGTAGTAGCGATCTTGAGGCGAAAGAGGACTTTTATAAAATTTCACATAAGTTAGCCGGGCAAATTGATGTACCAATTTTCGAAACGGCATTTATGGGCGTAACAACACCAACTGTTGAACAAGGTATTGAGACGTGCATGGAGCGCGGAGCCAAAAAAATAATTATGTTACCGTATTTCTTATTCACAGGTATTTTAATGAAACGCATGGCACATATGGCAACGGAATTTTCTAAAGAATACCCGAACATTGACATTACGATTGCGAATTACTTTGGTTATCATCCGAAGTTACAAAATGTCCTATTAGAACGATTACAACAGACAATCGATGGCACATCCACTGGTATGCAAGACTTAGAAAACTTCCGGAAATATGTTGAAGAAAATGGCTATGAACACAGTCATTAA
- the cbiB gene encoding adenosylcobinamide-phosphate synthase CbiB: protein MSIILYFICIIAVLMDLILGEPKKITHPVIYIGRFISFLEKALNKGSYLRLKGFMTVLITVGATTFTTFVIVYLAFKIHFLLWVVVEISLISLALAQKSLKEAAMIVYDALNNHNIDQAREKLGWIVGRDTTHLDEPEIVRGVIETVSENTSDGVTAPLLYALCFGATGAWCYKAINTLDSMIGYKNDRYGQFGYTAAKLDDLANLIPSRMTGFILLISTKKYINKSFIFRLKNWLKDAKKHPSPNSGYLEAATAWQLGIRLGGYNQYSGIESFRAYMGKPYFTMRKQHIKRAIKQMYVCTWWTLLIGGILYVIAFTWG, encoded by the coding sequence GTGTCCATTATTTTATACTTCATTTGTATAATAGCGGTACTAATGGATTTGATTTTAGGGGAGCCAAAGAAAATTACACATCCTGTAATTTATATAGGACGCTTTATTTCCTTTTTAGAGAAGGCATTGAACAAAGGGAGTTATTTACGCTTAAAAGGTTTTATGACAGTTTTAATAACAGTAGGTGCGACAACTTTTACAACCTTTGTTATCGTTTATCTCGCCTTTAAAATTCATTTTCTCCTATGGGTAGTTGTGGAGATCTCGTTAATTAGTTTAGCGCTCGCTCAAAAATCATTAAAGGAAGCAGCGATGATTGTCTACGATGCACTGAACAATCATAATATCGATCAAGCACGAGAAAAGCTAGGGTGGATTGTGGGACGAGATACTACACATTTAGATGAACCAGAAATTGTACGGGGAGTTATTGAAACGGTATCGGAAAATACGAGTGATGGCGTAACCGCACCTCTCTTATATGCACTCTGTTTTGGCGCTACTGGCGCATGGTGTTACAAAGCAATCAACACGCTAGATTCAATGATAGGCTATAAAAATGACCGCTATGGACAATTTGGATATACCGCCGCAAAATTAGATGATCTCGCAAATCTTATTCCGAGTCGTATGACGGGCTTCATTTTACTTATTAGTACGAAAAAGTATATTAATAAATCATTCATATTCCGATTAAAAAATTGGTTGAAAGATGCAAAGAAGCATCCGAGTCCGAACAGCGGCTATTTGGAAGCGGCAACCGCTTGGCAATTAGGTATACGCTTAGGTGGGTACAATCAATATAGTGGAATAGAATCATTTCGAGCCTATATGGGAAAACCGTATTTTACGATGCGAAAACAGCATATTAAACGAGCGATTAAACAAATGTATGTTTGTACATGGTGGACTTTATTAATAGGGGGAATTTTATATGTCATTGCCTTCACATGGGGCTAA